In Magnolia sinica isolate HGM2019 chromosome 16, MsV1, whole genome shotgun sequence, the genomic window ggttgaggccAAAAATTGgagcttactggactttgagtcgagcaccgcccgactagtcgagtggcccactcggcCAGTCGAGCAGCGCGGTAATGCCAAGATTTGTAACATCTATCTGCACTACATCTCCTCTGAACTAAGGAGAAAAACTCCATCAGAACGTGGATTAAACATGTTCTTAACCCCAAGAAAAAATCAACAAATTTCAGCATATTTCGAACTGGTCGACAGGTGAAATTCTGctagaaatttcatattggttgctggacaaattttgCCAGTTTAGACAAATCAACAGATTTTGTTGACAGGTCAAACCCTGGTTCGATAGGTCAACAAATCGGGTCAATATGTTAAAATGCATAATATTTTTAGTGTTAGTCTCTGAATGTTTTTTAGCTTGTTCGACCGATCGACTCAACTATTCGATGACTGGTTGACAAAAGGCAGAAAATTGCATGTTTTTTggaatttatttctttatttgattAAGACTCTTTTGATTATATTTTAGGATTTGTTTAGAATTATTTAATGATATAAAACTCATTTTTTTCCAATAAGTATCTATCAATCTATCCATTAAAATTCCTTAGAAACTTTATTCTCTCGTAAATTTGATAATTTTCTCCCGTAATTCAAAAATGCCTCGTGGATTCAAGATATTTACCGACGtctcacgtccttccctacgtcaCCTTGCTACTAGGCTATAGGTCGTTGCTCGGCGTGTGTTATACCACACACACAGACACGTTGGTCATGATTACATGAAGGTGCCATGGTGGGTCTTGAGCTGCTGGTTTAGTGTCCTGAGAAAACTTGGACCCTATGTAACTCGATCTTCAATCAATTTGATAACTTgcgtatgtatatatatagttcCTATCTTATCCTTGTAGTGGAACTACAATCGTTGATCTGTTCCGACAAGGGATAAAACCTCATTCTTGGGTCTGGGAATcttcatgataggacccacctgatgcggtCTGGATCTTGTCCAACAACACATTAAGAGTCCCCATTAGCGTGCTCCTCAAACTTCCCAGTTGGGTTGGTGACAGTCTTACCGAAGAAAGTCTGATAATTTTTTGAGATAGTAACAACAACATTTACTAAATGGAAGCCAGAAAATtcgaatgaataaataaatagtaaatgAAGTACAAAACAAAATAGAGGAGCATAATCCTCCCACAAAAATTCCTCCAACCGAACAAGACTCTTGTTTGGTGaaaaaacaatcaaaatcaatccaaacaaaaacaaaaacaaaaacaaaaagacggCAACAAAGACAAACACTCCTTTTACATGTCCTCAACAGTCTAACTCGTCTCATATCCGACTCTCCATATATAGATAggactcttcttcttcctcaatatGAAGAAAGAAGCAACGAAAGAACACAGCAATTAGAACCACAGGCATTTGGCAAAAAAAATGCTATCATGCCTTGCTGCCTTTGAGGAGCTTGACAGTCTCCCAAGTGAAGTCAGGATCATCACGGCCGAAGTGCCCATAGGCTGCAGTCTTCTGAAACCTGAAGTTCCCACCTCTCTTCAGGTCGAGGTTGATAGATATCATCCCTGGCCTGAAATCAAAATTCTCCTTGATTAAGCTCAGTATGTCCTTGTCCGGTATCTTACCCGTCTTATATGTGTCAACAAACACTGAGAGTGGCTCTGGCACTCCGATCGCATACGACACTTGAACAAGGCAGCGCCGTGCCAGGCCCGATGCGACCACGCTCTTCGCAGCCTGCCTTACAATGTAAGCACCGCTGCGATCCACCTTAGTTGGATCCTTGCCAGAGAAGGCGCCCCCACCATGGGCACCCCACCCACCATAGGTGTCGATAATGATCTTCCGTCCTGTGAGTCCTGCATCTCCATGGGGGCCACCAATGACAAAGCGGCCAGACGGGTTGAGGtggaagatggtattttcatcGAGGTATTTGGACGGGATAATCGGCTTGATCACATACTCTTTCAAGTCATTCGCAATCTGCTCGTTGGTGACCTTCTCATCGTGTTGAGTGGAGATAAGAACAGTGTGTACTCTGATAGGAACCATCGCTCCATTCTCGTTTCGGTATTCAACGGTCACTTGGGTCTTGCCATCAGGGCGAAGCCATGGGCACGTCCCATTCTTCCGGACCTCGGTTAGCTTAGCACCGAGCTTAGTGGCGAGAACATGGGTAAGAGGCATCAGCTCAGGAGTTTCATCTGTAGCATAACCGAACATGTGACCTTGATCACCAGCTCCAATATCCTCAGGTCGCTTCGTGAGATGGCCGTGGACGCCCTGGGCAATGTCAGGGCTTTGTTCCTCAATATTGACAAGGACCTTGCACTTGTCCGCATCGAGACCAACATCGTCGGACACGAACCCAATACCCCTGCAGGTATCCCTCACGATCTTCTCGTAGTTAACCTTAGCCTTGGTGGTGATCTCGCCGAAAACCATAACCATGTTGGTTTTGGTGCAGGTCTCACATGCGACCTTGCTGTCTGGGTCCTGCTCTAGGCAGGCGTCGAGTACGGCATCAGAGACTTGATCGCAGATCTTGTCTGGGTGGCCCTCATTGACGGATTCGGAGGTGAAGAGGAAGGTATCCATCCTATCTACCATTCcatcaaaacaaacaaacaaacaaacgaaGAAAGAATCAGGGAATCGGTTATAAACACATGACAAAAAATTTCCTTTTTCTAAGTCTGTTTGATAAACAGATGAAAGGATAAGAAAGAGTTTATATGAAAAGAAAGCAGTGGATTTCACAAATTGATCATGTGCCTTTTACATACTTCAATCTCTTTGAAATAAGTAAACAAGTGACCGTTATCTACTTATTTGTAGCACACATCCAAAAGGGTAACACAGGTATACTAAATCCAAGCAAATCATATGGCAGGCCTCACCATGTACGTGACCCAAGCGGGAGATGGGTTATAAACCAACCTGTCAAATTCGGCGATTAGGATTGTTTATGATGGAATGGGCTCTTCGACACACCCAAGAAGGGGGCGTGTTCAGCTTGGAAGATTAGCACTGTGAGAGTAGGCTTGGCATTTGACAAGGAAGGCTTGTAAATTTCTTAGGATGACATTGTAGATCGATGACTTtattgggatatatatatatatatatatatatatatatatatatatatatatatatatatatatagagggaaaaggtactatgcgctcgacctcacgataagctcccatgaggtctagctgtgtgggccccaccatgacgcgtgtcgaccatcaacaccgtgcatttgataggtcccctctaaattatggtatatcccaaaaatcagccatatacggaacttaggtgggccataccatctaaaatcatgtgaagacatgccaaaaacatataaaagcacttggtggggcccacctaagttttgaatgctgctgcaacttggtctgaaccctcatccaagtgggacacacataatggatgggctggatttgcaaaccacattttggtgggcccaaaaaatgattatgaatgttttaatggtgcacggcccctccccacttctttatgtggtgtggcccacacaagtaacagatcgacttgatttttgagacctaggcccatgatggaatggtgcatctaactaatggggtagatttttgaaacgcatcacggtggggcccacacagctcgacctcatgggatggtcccatcagctcgagctCATAATACCTtttcctacacacacacacacacacacacacacacacacacacacacacacacactaagtgATGTCATAAATCTACGAATGAGATCATTTTTTggagtatccctgatattatttGTATCTTTAGATTGgggataccgataacattggtagcaTGCTGATAACAATGGTAGTATTTGAAATTTCATGTATCACTTGTATCGCAAATGCGTTCTAAATATTTTTGGATGTGTAAATTTCAAGTATCGCTTGTATCGCTAATGTAttaatgatatttcaataatatcaccaatgtattaatattgcaaaataatttttttttaaaaaaaaattgtatataaaaaaagttattaatttcatttttttaaaaaaattatgggcACATGCTTGTTTGTAGTGTTCAAATTGTCAATGATAATATGgataatattgtgatattatTGTCATCTCAGCATGGTTGATATCAAGATCAGTCTTTTTCAATTGTCGATGATTTTTTGGCAAAATATTGcgtgttgtcgatattctgaaatatcaacAGATGTTTGGATAGACAGTTGgttggatgagattgatgggatggCTATACTAATTTTGTAAGACAACAAATACTTTAATGCTCTTGtttaatgaaaacttattatgtattcattctttttataatattttaattCCTAAACATGTAATTTTGTATTTTAGCATCTTCAAAAGTATTActaaaaaaatctttaaatttttttttttccatatttttctaaTATTTCTCCATATTTCtgattataaatatttttaactggaaagaaagaaagaaaaagaaaaaaaaaaaaaaaaaaaaagaggaggagaTGATATCTAGTTTAAAGGAGAAATTCTCTGATCTttgaaaatgaatttttaaatctCTTCAGTTTGACACTTGATGCTAATCCAATTGGATCATGTGGTGCCCAACAGAGTTTTTTAGGTGCATTAGAATGGCTGAACCATCTCAAGAGCatgcaaaacaacaacaacaacaacaacaacaacgataATAATATTGATAAAATCAAACTCTCACTACCATACATTGGATTAAATAACCCATTAGATCAAATAAACTATTATCATATGCACAGAGGTTGTTAGCAACATCCCCAAAGCTTTAAATAACACATGGATGGTCAAACAAAATAAATGGACTATCCAAACATTCCACATCATTGTTGGTAGGCCATGATGCAAAGATTACACTGATTAGATGATTTCTCCGATCCAATCAATCAATAGCACGAAGGGAGGGTGACTCTCAAGCAGTCAACCTTAgcaagaggagatgaaacatAATCAAAATGCTCAATCATGACAAAAGAAAAGATGATACATAATAAAAATCCCTCCCACCTAAACTTTGAACTAGAAACTAAAATTATGACAGTGGCAGACTcatacaccaaagaaaacaatctTGAAGATCAAAAGGGCCTGTGTACAAGATCTGAACTGAATCCAATATTTGAAATTACTAGTATAGATACAATCAGCCCCATCAAATTGGAGCTATCCACAGAATTTATATCCTATCGAGCACGCCCATATAAGTGGGGCCCGCATTTTGGTGGTCTAGGTTTTGATGTGACGCAAAAATCTTCCAGTTCCAATGATCATTACATATCAAATCTACCATGTTTTCTTACTTATCtagaattttttttccttcacaacAGCCTCTTTGTAAGTCATCAATAGGAGGTTTTGTATCTACCAATGGGAGCAACATGCATGGGACCATCCGACCAACATTCCGGACAACCAAGGCAAGTTCCTTGTATTGGACTGCGCCTGTTGCTGCAAATCCTTTGAAATTGAACAAATTTAAGGAGCCAAAGTTTCAAATAAGAGAGGAAACATCACTTGAGCATATATTGcatcattaaaattaaaaaaatattgataatattccaacataaataaataaataagtaaagaGCTAATtaaattcacaaaaaaaaaaaaaacccaaataatGAATTTGCTAATAAATTAACTTCCAACTTCATGAAGATACCAATTAACGAAAGGGAACATCGTTTCCCATGAAACTCGGTTCCGTTGTTTATTAAACCTTTTAGTGGAAATTTGACGGAAATACTATTTCTCACTTTCAATCTttgttgaaaaataaataaacttatCTCCCTTCACTCCTAAGAAAGATATTTTTATGTAGTGGAAGGAAATGGGTTTCTCAATGGTTAAGATcaaatgtgccaccatccatctactCTTGCACCCATAGTGCAAAAGCCCATGATATACTAATGCATCAAAAGAAACCATCCAACTTCTGttgcaccccacatgtgctaatgtaccacatgtaccaccattcatcttctcttatgccccacatgtgcaaagTATTCCACATGCGGCAATGTGATACCTGTGTCATCATTCATCTCCCGTTGCTCCAAATATACCACGTGTCAATGGTGCCAATGTACACAAGTGATGCCATCTAGCTTCAAGTGCACACATGTTAGACATTTCAATGCATGTCTtgtgcaacatgtgccaccatATAGCTTCAAGCACTTCAAATATACTATGCATGTTACAATTTAGCTTCAAGCACCCTCATATGTCACATATGTCACATATGTTGCTATCTATCTTCAAGCATCTCACATGTGTCAGGTGTGCTAATTTGAAGCATGCAAGTAatttcctagtttttttttttttttcacaaaatttttgttttttttttttgtcaaacaaCAAATTTGAAAATATATCCTACaactttaggaaaaaaaaaaaaaaaagatcttctttaaaaaaaaaaaaaaaacaaaaaaacaaaaaaaaattaaaaaaaaaaaatacaaggaaAGTAATGTTTCCTTTTTTAAGTTTTTGGTTTACTAAGAAACACAATTTCCTTTCCTATGTTGCCTATGAATtccattaaaaaaacaaaaaaaaaaaaaaactcaacgcAGTTAGAGGCGGAAGAAAAAAGGTGGTGAGAGAGTGAGATTCAAAAGcaaatacaacaaaaaaaaaaggtaccgttcaaagaagaaaaaaagtggtgAGAAAGTGAGGCTCAAAAGCaaatacaacaacaacaaaaaaaaaaaaagtaccgttcaaagaagaaaaaaggaatcgATTTTCACTGAGAGCATGTTTGGAGTGGAGGAATCCTGGGTGTGGGATTTGAAATTTTAATCATGTGTAATGATAATTTACCGAGAGAAAATGCAAACATGGATTCTATATTTAGGATTTTGTTTGGATAGGATATGGAAATCTT contains:
- the LOC131229717 gene encoding S-adenosylmethionine synthase 1, translating into MDTFLFTSESVNEGHPDKICDQVSDAVLDACLEQDPDSKVACETCTKTNMVMVFGEITTKAKVNYEKIVRDTCRGIGFVSDDVGLDADKCKVLVNIEEQSPDIAQGVHGHLTKRPEDIGAGDQGHMFGYATDETPELMPLTHVLATKLGAKLTEVRKNGTCPWLRPDGKTQVTVEYRNENGAMVPIRVHTVLISTQHDEKVTNEQIANDLKEYVIKPIIPSKYLDENTIFHLNPSGRFVIGGPHGDAGLTGRKIIIDTYGGWGAHGGGAFSGKDPTKVDRSGAYIVRQAAKSVVASGLARRCLVQVSYAIGVPEPLSVFVDTYKTGKIPDKDILSLIKENFDFRPGMISINLDLKRGGNFRFQKTAAYGHFGRDDPDFTWETVKLLKGSKA